A genomic region of Drosophila kikkawai strain 14028-0561.14 chromosome X, DkikHiC1v2, whole genome shotgun sequence contains the following coding sequences:
- the Appl gene encoding amyloid-beta-like protein isoform X3, whose product MCAALRRNLLLRSLWVVLAIGTAQVQAASPRWEPQIAVLCEAGQIYQPQYLSEEGRWVTDLSKKTTGATCLRDKMDLLDYCKKAYPSRDITNIVESSHYQKIGGWCRQGALNAAKCKGSHRWIKPFRCLGPFQSDALLVPEGCLFDHIHNASRCWPFVRWNQTGAAACQERGMQMRSFAMLLPCGISVFSGVEFVCCPKHFKTDEIHVKKTDLPVMPPAQISSANNDELVANDEDDSNDSNYSKDANDEELDDEDDLMGDDEEDEMVADEAAAAGGSPSAGSGSSGDANSGSLDDINTEYDSGEEGDNYEEDGGAGSEAETEGDSWDQSGGAQKAQKGLGGASSASLASSSLSSSSSPSSPSSVSDKTPTQKSDLVTSTPQLSVAAAAAANANGGSSGSGSGSGQGAPPPSTAQPTSDPYFTHFDPHYEHQSYKVSQKEAQQRLEESHREKVTRVMKDWSDLEEKYQDMRLADPKAAQSFKQRMTARFQTSVQALEEEGNAEKHQLAAMHQQRVLAHINQRKREAMTCYTQALTEQPPNAHHVEKCLQKLLRALHKDRAHALAHYRHLLNSGGPGGLEAAASERPRTLERLIDIDRAVNQSMTMLKRYPELSAKIAQLMNDYILALRSKDDIPGSSLGMSEEAEAGILDKYRIEIERKVAEKERLRLAEKQRKEQRAAEREKLREEKLRMEAKKVDDMLKSQAAEQQSSQQSQQPSSTQSQAQQQQQEKSLSSKELGLGSDGGLVTAANLNLDTTKSEKELSDTEYAEATVSSTKVQTVLPTVDDDAVQRAVEDVAAAVAHQEAEPQVQHFMTHDLGHRESSFSLRREFAQHAHAAKEGRNVYFTLSFAGIALMAAVFVGVAVAKWRTSRSPHAQGFIEVDQNVTTHHPIVQEEKIVPNMQINGYENPTYKYFEVKE is encoded by the exons GCCGCCTCACCGCGATGGGAGCCACAAATAGCCGTGCTCTGCGAGGCCGGACAAATCTATCAGCCGCAATATCTGTCCGAGGAGGGACGCTGGGTGACGGACCTCAGCAAGAAGACAACCGGGGCCACATGTTTGCGTGATAAAATGGATTTGCTTGATTACTGCAAGAAG GCCTATCCCAGCCGAGATATAACCAATATTGTGGAATCATCGCACTACCAGAAGATTGGTGGCTGGTGCCGTCAGGGTGCCTTGAATGCGGCCAAATGCAAGGGCTCACATCGCTGGATCAAGCCTTTCCGCTGTCTGG GACCATTCCAATCGGATGCCCTGCTGGTTCCAGAGGGCTGTCTCTTCGATCACATCCACAATGCCTCCCGCTGCTGGCCATTTGTGAGGTGGAACCAGACCGGAGCAGCCGCTTGCCAGGAGCGAGGCATGCAGATGCGTAGCTTTGCCATGCTTTTGCCCTGTGGAATCTCTGTATTCTCGGGCGTGGAGTTTGTCTGCTGCCCCAAGCATTTTAAGA CCGATGAAATCCATGTGAAAAAGACCGACTTGCCTGTAATGCCACCGGCACAGATTAGCAGTGCCAACAACGATGAACTGGTGGCCAATGACGAGGATGACAGCAATGACTCGAATTACTCAAAGGATGCCAACGATGAGGAGCTGGACGATGAGGATGATCTAATGGGCGACGATGAGGAGGACGAAATGGTGGCCGACGAGGCGGCTGCGGCTGGTGGTAGTCCCAGTGCCGGATCTGGATCTTCGGGAGATGCCAACAGTGGCTCCTTGGATGACATAAATACGGAATACGATAGCGGCGAGGAGGGTGACAACTACGAGGAGGATGGTGGAGCCGGTTCTGAGGCTGAAACCGAGGGAGATTCATGGGATCAGAGTGGTGGAGCCCAGAAGGCCCAGAAAGGTCTAGGTGGTGCCTCGTCTGCTTCCCTGGCCTCGTCATCCTTATCCTCATCCTCGTCCCCATCATCCCCGTCTTCGGTTTCTGACAAAACACCCACCCAGAAGTCCGACCTGGTGACCAGCACCCCACAGCTCTCGGTggccgctgctgcagctgccaaTGCCAATGGAGGATCTTCTGGCTCAGGATCGGGTTCGGGACAGGGAGCACCGCCTCCATCGACGGCACAACCCACTTCGGACCCATATTTCACCCACTTTGATCCACACTACGAGCACCAGAGCTACAAAGTAAGTCAGAAA GAAGCCCAACAGCGCCTTGAGGAATCGCATCGCGAGAAGGTCACGCGGGTGATGAAGGACTGGTCGGATCTGGAGGAGAAGTACCAGGATATGCGTCTGGCCGATCCCAAGGCGGCCCAATCGTTCAAGCAGCGGATGACGGCCCGCTTCCAG ACTTCTGTTCAGGCACTCGAGGAAGAAGGCAACGCCGAGAAGCACCAGCTGGCCGCCATGCACCAGCAGCGTGTCCTTGCCCACATCAATCAGCGGAAGCGGGAGGCCATGACGTGCTACACCCAGGCCCTAACCGAGCAGCCACCGAAC GCCCACCACGTGGAGAAGTGCTTGCAGAAGCTGCTGCGCGCCTTGCACAAGGATCGTGCCCATGCCCTGGCCCATTATCGCCATCTGCTGAACTCCGGAGGACCTGGTGGCCTAGAGGCAGCTGCCTCGGAGCGACCACGCACCCTGGAGCGTCTGATTGACATTGATCGTGCTGTTAACCAATCCATGACCATGTTAAAGCGCTACCCCGAGCTATCGGCTAAGATTGCCCAGCTAATGAATGATTATATTTTGGCGTTGCGCAGCAAGGATGATATTCCCGGATCATCGCTGGGCATGAGCGAGGAGGCTGAGGCCGGCATTCTGGATAAGTATCGCATTGAAATCGAGCGCAAGGTGGCCGAGAAGGAGCGTCTTCGTCTTGCCGAGAAGCAGCGCAAGGAGCAGCGTGCCGCTGAGCGGGAGAAACTGCGCGAGGAGAAGCTGCGAATGGAGGCCAAGAAGGTGGACGATATGCTCAAGTCGCAGGCGGCCGAGCAGCAATCATCACAGCAGTCACAACAGCCCTCGTCCACTCAGTcgcaggcgcagcagcagcagcaggagaagaGCCTGAGCAGCAAGGAGCTGGGCCTGGGCTCCGATGGTGGCCTGGTGACCGCGGCCAATCTTAACTTGGACACCACCAAGAGCGAGAAGGAGCTCTCGGACACTGAGTATGCCGAGGCCACAGTAAG CAGCACCAAGGTGCAGACCGTGCTGCCCACGGTCGACGATGATGCTGTGCAGCGGGCGGTAGAGGATGTGGCCGCTGCCGTTGCCCACCAGGAGGCCGAGCCGCAGGTGCAACACTTCATGACCCATGACCTGGGCCACCGCGAATCG AGCTTCTCGCTGCGCCGTGAATTCGCGCAGCATGCGCACGCGGCCAAGGAGGGTCGCAATGTCTACTTTACGCTCTCCTTTGCCGGCATCGCCCTCATGGCGGCCGtctttgtgggcgtggccgtgGCCAAGTGGCGGACATCACGCTCGCCGCATGCCCAGGGCTTCATTGAGGTCGATCAG AACGTGACCACACACCATCCCATCGTGCAGGAGGAGAAGATCGTGCCCAATATGCAGATCAATGGGTACGAGAATCCGACCTACAAATATTTCGAGGTGAAAGAGTAA
- the Appl gene encoding amyloid-beta-like protein isoform X6, with protein sequence MCAALRRNLLLRSLWVVLAIGTAQVQAASPRWEPQIAVLCEAGQIYQPQYLSEEGRWVTDLSKKTTGATCLRDKMDLLDYCKKAYPSRDITNIVESSHYQKIGGWCRQGALNAAKCKGSHRWIKPFRCLEGPFQSDALLVPEGCLFDHIHNASRCWPFVRWNQTGAAACQERGMQMRSFAMLLPCGISVFSGVEFVCCPKHFKTDEIHVKKTDLPVMPPAQISSANNDELVANDEDDSNDSNYSKDANDEELDDEDDLMGDDEEDEMVADEAAAAGGSPSAGSGSSGDANSGSLDDINTEYDSGEEGDNYEEDGGAGSEAETEGDSWDQSGGAQKAQKGLGGASSASLASSSLSSSSSPSSPSSVSDKTPTQKSDLVTSTPQLSVAAAAAANANGGSSGSGSGSGQGAPPPSTAQPTSDPYFTHFDPHYEHQSYKVSQKEAQQRLEESHREKVTRVMKDWSDLEEKYQDMRLADPKAAQSFKQRMTARFQALEEEGNAEKHQLAAMHQQRVLAHINQRKREAMTCYTQALTEQPPNAHHVEKCLQKLLRALHKDRAHALAHYRHLLNSGGPGGLEAAASERPRTLERLIDIDRAVNQSMTMLKRYPELSAKIAQLMNDYILALRSKDDIPGSSLGMSEEAEAGILDKYRIEIERKVAEKERLRLAEKQRKEQRAAEREKLREEKLRMEAKKVDDMLKSQAAEQQSSQQSQQPSSTQSQAQQQQQEKSLSSKELGLGSDGGLVTAANLNLDTTKSEKELSDTEYAEATVSSTKVQTVLPTVDDDAVQRAVEDVAAAVAHQEAEPQVQHFMTHDLGHRESSFSLRREFAQHAHAAKEGRNVYFTLSFAGIALMAAVFVGVAVAKWRTSRSPHAQGFIEVDQNVTTHHPIVQEEKIVPNMQINGYENPTYKYFEVKE encoded by the exons GCCGCCTCACCGCGATGGGAGCCACAAATAGCCGTGCTCTGCGAGGCCGGACAAATCTATCAGCCGCAATATCTGTCCGAGGAGGGACGCTGGGTGACGGACCTCAGCAAGAAGACAACCGGGGCCACATGTTTGCGTGATAAAATGGATTTGCTTGATTACTGCAAGAAG GCCTATCCCAGCCGAGATATAACCAATATTGTGGAATCATCGCACTACCAGAAGATTGGTGGCTGGTGCCGTCAGGGTGCCTTGAATGCGGCCAAATGCAAGGGCTCACATCGCTGGATCAAGCCTTTCCGCTGTCTGG AAGGACCATTCCAATCGGATGCCCTGCTGGTTCCAGAGGGCTGTCTCTTCGATCACATCCACAATGCCTCCCGCTGCTGGCCATTTGTGAGGTGGAACCAGACCGGAGCAGCCGCTTGCCAGGAGCGAGGCATGCAGATGCGTAGCTTTGCCATGCTTTTGCCCTGTGGAATCTCTGTATTCTCGGGCGTGGAGTTTGTCTGCTGCCCCAAGCATTTTAAGA CCGATGAAATCCATGTGAAAAAGACCGACTTGCCTGTAATGCCACCGGCACAGATTAGCAGTGCCAACAACGATGAACTGGTGGCCAATGACGAGGATGACAGCAATGACTCGAATTACTCAAAGGATGCCAACGATGAGGAGCTGGACGATGAGGATGATCTAATGGGCGACGATGAGGAGGACGAAATGGTGGCCGACGAGGCGGCTGCGGCTGGTGGTAGTCCCAGTGCCGGATCTGGATCTTCGGGAGATGCCAACAGTGGCTCCTTGGATGACATAAATACGGAATACGATAGCGGCGAGGAGGGTGACAACTACGAGGAGGATGGTGGAGCCGGTTCTGAGGCTGAAACCGAGGGAGATTCATGGGATCAGAGTGGTGGAGCCCAGAAGGCCCAGAAAGGTCTAGGTGGTGCCTCGTCTGCTTCCCTGGCCTCGTCATCCTTATCCTCATCCTCGTCCCCATCATCCCCGTCTTCGGTTTCTGACAAAACACCCACCCAGAAGTCCGACCTGGTGACCAGCACCCCACAGCTCTCGGTggccgctgctgcagctgccaaTGCCAATGGAGGATCTTCTGGCTCAGGATCGGGTTCGGGACAGGGAGCACCGCCTCCATCGACGGCACAACCCACTTCGGACCCATATTTCACCCACTTTGATCCACACTACGAGCACCAGAGCTACAAAGTAAGTCAGAAA GAAGCCCAACAGCGCCTTGAGGAATCGCATCGCGAGAAGGTCACGCGGGTGATGAAGGACTGGTCGGATCTGGAGGAGAAGTACCAGGATATGCGTCTGGCCGATCCCAAGGCGGCCCAATCGTTCAAGCAGCGGATGACGGCCCGCTTCCAG GCACTCGAGGAAGAAGGCAACGCCGAGAAGCACCAGCTGGCCGCCATGCACCAGCAGCGTGTCCTTGCCCACATCAATCAGCGGAAGCGGGAGGCCATGACGTGCTACACCCAGGCCCTAACCGAGCAGCCACCGAAC GCCCACCACGTGGAGAAGTGCTTGCAGAAGCTGCTGCGCGCCTTGCACAAGGATCGTGCCCATGCCCTGGCCCATTATCGCCATCTGCTGAACTCCGGAGGACCTGGTGGCCTAGAGGCAGCTGCCTCGGAGCGACCACGCACCCTGGAGCGTCTGATTGACATTGATCGTGCTGTTAACCAATCCATGACCATGTTAAAGCGCTACCCCGAGCTATCGGCTAAGATTGCCCAGCTAATGAATGATTATATTTTGGCGTTGCGCAGCAAGGATGATATTCCCGGATCATCGCTGGGCATGAGCGAGGAGGCTGAGGCCGGCATTCTGGATAAGTATCGCATTGAAATCGAGCGCAAGGTGGCCGAGAAGGAGCGTCTTCGTCTTGCCGAGAAGCAGCGCAAGGAGCAGCGTGCCGCTGAGCGGGAGAAACTGCGCGAGGAGAAGCTGCGAATGGAGGCCAAGAAGGTGGACGATATGCTCAAGTCGCAGGCGGCCGAGCAGCAATCATCACAGCAGTCACAACAGCCCTCGTCCACTCAGTcgcaggcgcagcagcagcagcaggagaagaGCCTGAGCAGCAAGGAGCTGGGCCTGGGCTCCGATGGTGGCCTGGTGACCGCGGCCAATCTTAACTTGGACACCACCAAGAGCGAGAAGGAGCTCTCGGACACTGAGTATGCCGAGGCCACAGTAAG CAGCACCAAGGTGCAGACCGTGCTGCCCACGGTCGACGATGATGCTGTGCAGCGGGCGGTAGAGGATGTGGCCGCTGCCGTTGCCCACCAGGAGGCCGAGCCGCAGGTGCAACACTTCATGACCCATGACCTGGGCCACCGCGAATCG AGCTTCTCGCTGCGCCGTGAATTCGCGCAGCATGCGCACGCGGCCAAGGAGGGTCGCAATGTCTACTTTACGCTCTCCTTTGCCGGCATCGCCCTCATGGCGGCCGtctttgtgggcgtggccgtgGCCAAGTGGCGGACATCACGCTCGCCGCATGCCCAGGGCTTCATTGAGGTCGATCAG AACGTGACCACACACCATCCCATCGTGCAGGAGGAGAAGATCGTGCCCAATATGCAGATCAATGGGTACGAGAATCCGACCTACAAATATTTCGAGGTGAAAGAGTAA
- the Appl gene encoding amyloid-beta-like protein isoform X10, protein MCAALRRNLLLRSLWVVLAIGTAQVQAASPRWEPQIAVLCEAGQIYQPQYLSEEGRWVTDLSKKTTGATCLRDKMDLLDYCKKAYPSRDITNIVESSHYQKIGGWCRQGALNAAKCKGSHRWIKPFRCLGPFQSDALLVPEGCLFDHIHNASRCWPFVRWNQTGAAACQERGMQMRSFAMLLPCGISVFSGVEFVCCPKHFKTDEIHVKKTDLPVMPPAQISSANNDELVANDEDDSNDSNYSKDANDEELDDEDDLMGDDEEDEMVADEAAAAGGSPSAGSGSSGDANSGSLDDINTEYDSGEEGDNYEEDGGAGSEAETEGDSWDQSGGAQKAQKGLGGASSASLASSSLSSSSSPSSPSSVSDKTPTQKSDLVTSTPQLSVAAAAAANANGGSSGSGSGSGQGAPPPSTAQPTSDPYFTHFDPHYEHQSYKVSQKRLEESHREKVTRVMKDWSDLEEKYQDMRLADPKAAQSFKQRMTARFQTSVQALEEEGNAEKHQLAAMHQQRVLAHINQRKREAMTCYTQALTEQPPNAHHVEKCLQKLLRALHKDRAHALAHYRHLLNSGGPGGLEAAASERPRTLERLIDIDRAVNQSMTMLKRYPELSAKIAQLMNDYILALRSKDDIPGSSLGMSEEAEAGILDKYRIEIERKVAEKERLRLAEKQRKEQRAAEREKLREEKLRMEAKKVDDMLKSQAAEQQSSQQSQQPSSTQSQAQQQQQEKSLSSKELGLGSDGGLVTAANLNLDTTKSEKELSDTEYAEATVSTKVQTVLPTVDDDAVQRAVEDVAAAVAHQEAEPQVQHFMTHDLGHRESSFSLRREFAQHAHAAKEGRNVYFTLSFAGIALMAAVFVGVAVAKWRTSRSPHAQGFIEVDQNVTTHHPIVQEEKIVPNMQINGYENPTYKYFEVKE, encoded by the exons GCCGCCTCACCGCGATGGGAGCCACAAATAGCCGTGCTCTGCGAGGCCGGACAAATCTATCAGCCGCAATATCTGTCCGAGGAGGGACGCTGGGTGACGGACCTCAGCAAGAAGACAACCGGGGCCACATGTTTGCGTGATAAAATGGATTTGCTTGATTACTGCAAGAAG GCCTATCCCAGCCGAGATATAACCAATATTGTGGAATCATCGCACTACCAGAAGATTGGTGGCTGGTGCCGTCAGGGTGCCTTGAATGCGGCCAAATGCAAGGGCTCACATCGCTGGATCAAGCCTTTCCGCTGTCTGG GACCATTCCAATCGGATGCCCTGCTGGTTCCAGAGGGCTGTCTCTTCGATCACATCCACAATGCCTCCCGCTGCTGGCCATTTGTGAGGTGGAACCAGACCGGAGCAGCCGCTTGCCAGGAGCGAGGCATGCAGATGCGTAGCTTTGCCATGCTTTTGCCCTGTGGAATCTCTGTATTCTCGGGCGTGGAGTTTGTCTGCTGCCCCAAGCATTTTAAGA CCGATGAAATCCATGTGAAAAAGACCGACTTGCCTGTAATGCCACCGGCACAGATTAGCAGTGCCAACAACGATGAACTGGTGGCCAATGACGAGGATGACAGCAATGACTCGAATTACTCAAAGGATGCCAACGATGAGGAGCTGGACGATGAGGATGATCTAATGGGCGACGATGAGGAGGACGAAATGGTGGCCGACGAGGCGGCTGCGGCTGGTGGTAGTCCCAGTGCCGGATCTGGATCTTCGGGAGATGCCAACAGTGGCTCCTTGGATGACATAAATACGGAATACGATAGCGGCGAGGAGGGTGACAACTACGAGGAGGATGGTGGAGCCGGTTCTGAGGCTGAAACCGAGGGAGATTCATGGGATCAGAGTGGTGGAGCCCAGAAGGCCCAGAAAGGTCTAGGTGGTGCCTCGTCTGCTTCCCTGGCCTCGTCATCCTTATCCTCATCCTCGTCCCCATCATCCCCGTCTTCGGTTTCTGACAAAACACCCACCCAGAAGTCCGACCTGGTGACCAGCACCCCACAGCTCTCGGTggccgctgctgcagctgccaaTGCCAATGGAGGATCTTCTGGCTCAGGATCGGGTTCGGGACAGGGAGCACCGCCTCCATCGACGGCACAACCCACTTCGGACCCATATTTCACCCACTTTGATCCACACTACGAGCACCAGAGCTACAAAGTAAGTCAGAAA CGCCTTGAGGAATCGCATCGCGAGAAGGTCACGCGGGTGATGAAGGACTGGTCGGATCTGGAGGAGAAGTACCAGGATATGCGTCTGGCCGATCCCAAGGCGGCCCAATCGTTCAAGCAGCGGATGACGGCCCGCTTCCAG ACTTCTGTTCAGGCACTCGAGGAAGAAGGCAACGCCGAGAAGCACCAGCTGGCCGCCATGCACCAGCAGCGTGTCCTTGCCCACATCAATCAGCGGAAGCGGGAGGCCATGACGTGCTACACCCAGGCCCTAACCGAGCAGCCACCGAAC GCCCACCACGTGGAGAAGTGCTTGCAGAAGCTGCTGCGCGCCTTGCACAAGGATCGTGCCCATGCCCTGGCCCATTATCGCCATCTGCTGAACTCCGGAGGACCTGGTGGCCTAGAGGCAGCTGCCTCGGAGCGACCACGCACCCTGGAGCGTCTGATTGACATTGATCGTGCTGTTAACCAATCCATGACCATGTTAAAGCGCTACCCCGAGCTATCGGCTAAGATTGCCCAGCTAATGAATGATTATATTTTGGCGTTGCGCAGCAAGGATGATATTCCCGGATCATCGCTGGGCATGAGCGAGGAGGCTGAGGCCGGCATTCTGGATAAGTATCGCATTGAAATCGAGCGCAAGGTGGCCGAGAAGGAGCGTCTTCGTCTTGCCGAGAAGCAGCGCAAGGAGCAGCGTGCCGCTGAGCGGGAGAAACTGCGCGAGGAGAAGCTGCGAATGGAGGCCAAGAAGGTGGACGATATGCTCAAGTCGCAGGCGGCCGAGCAGCAATCATCACAGCAGTCACAACAGCCCTCGTCCACTCAGTcgcaggcgcagcagcagcagcaggagaagaGCCTGAGCAGCAAGGAGCTGGGCCTGGGCTCCGATGGTGGCCTGGTGACCGCGGCCAATCTTAACTTGGACACCACCAAGAGCGAGAAGGAGCTCTCGGACACTGAGTATGCCGAGGCCACAGTAAG CACCAAGGTGCAGACCGTGCTGCCCACGGTCGACGATGATGCTGTGCAGCGGGCGGTAGAGGATGTGGCCGCTGCCGTTGCCCACCAGGAGGCCGAGCCGCAGGTGCAACACTTCATGACCCATGACCTGGGCCACCGCGAATCG AGCTTCTCGCTGCGCCGTGAATTCGCGCAGCATGCGCACGCGGCCAAGGAGGGTCGCAATGTCTACTTTACGCTCTCCTTTGCCGGCATCGCCCTCATGGCGGCCGtctttgtgggcgtggccgtgGCCAAGTGGCGGACATCACGCTCGCCGCATGCCCAGGGCTTCATTGAGGTCGATCAG AACGTGACCACACACCATCCCATCGTGCAGGAGGAGAAGATCGTGCCCAATATGCAGATCAATGGGTACGAGAATCCGACCTACAAATATTTCGAGGTGAAAGAGTAA